CGGCATGCGGTGGCACCTGGAGTTCTCGGGTGACCCGGGCGAATACCTCCGGGTCAGGCTTCGCGACACCGAGTCGGAACGAGACGAATTCCTTGTCCAGTAGTTCCGACAGGCGCATCTCCTCCCACATCAGCGGCCAGTGGATTTCGTTGGAATTGCTCAGGCATCCGGTGGTCAGTTCCGGCCGCAAATCCGTCAAAATCCCGGCGACCTCGGGAAATACTCCCTGGGGCCACGATCGGAAAGCCTCCAGGTACTCGGGGGGCGTCAATGGCAGTTCCCATTGCGCTACCATCCGCTGCGCGAAGTCGATGGCGGTGCACTTTCCGGTCTCGAATTGTTGGACATGCGGACTGTGTATCCACGCCTGCCACAAGTCGGCCTGCTGTCGGGCGTCTGTCGCAGTGATTCCCGGCAGTCCGGGCAGATCGACAAGGACCCCGCCCACATCGAAGAGGACAACGTCGATCGAGGCTGCCTGCCGTGGCGATCCGGGCCCTTCGTCGTGCACAGTCAGCGATTCTGGCAGAACCCGAGGAAGCAGCGTCCTGACCCGCCACCCGTGGATGCTGGTCACGCCCGGTCCTCCTCGCCCTGGGTCCTCCGGGAGCCCGATGCCGTGGGCATGGTGTGGTGGAATCGAGGAGCCCTCAGCGGAGAATCCGATTCCCCGGGCAATTTCGGCGAATAGAGGCGGACGGCGATATCATTCGGCGAAATACACACAACGGGGACCGGCAGGAGAACATATGGCCCGCAAGGTCCAAATCGTCCTTGAGGATGACATCAACGGCGGAATCGCTGACGAAACTGTCACCTTTGCTCTGGACGGCACCACCTATGAGATCGACCTCTCCAGCAGTAATGCCGATGAGTTGCGAAGGGCTCTGAGCCCCTACACCCGAGCTGGTCGCAAAGTCACGAAGTCACGGACCCGCCGACCTGCTCCCGGGGCTGGTGGCGGCACCGGCAAGTCCGGTGAGGTGCGGGCCTGGGCGCGCGCCAACGGGATACCGGTGAGTGCCCGTGGCCGGGTGGGGGCAGACGTCGTCGCCCAATACGAAGCCGCTCACCGCTGAGGCCCGATCCGAGAGTTCGCCCTGGGCTCCGGATTCAGGCGTCCAACACCGATCGGTAGACCTCCACGGTCCGTCGCGCGATCGCGTCCCAGCCGAACTCCTCGACGGCCCGACGCCGCCCGGCGCTGCCCAAGGAACCCGCCAGAGCCGGATCGGCCGCCACCCGGTTCACCTGGGTGGCGAGGGCTGCCTCGAACGTTCCCGGGTCGTCCTCGTCGTAGTGCACGAGCAAGCCGGTGCCGTCGGTGACGACCTCGGGAATCCCACCCACGTCGCTGGCCACCACCGCTGTCTCGCACGCCATGGCTTCGAGGTTGACGATGCCCTGCGGCTCGTAGACCGACGGACACACGAACGCTGTCGCCCGGGTGTAGAACTGCACAACCTCGGGTCGGGACAGTTGTTCTTCGATCCAGATCACGGAATCTGCCCCCCTGCTGGCTCGCAGCGCCGCCACCTGACGGGTGACTTCCTCCCCCAACTCCGGCGTGTCCGGAGATGAGGCGCACAGAACCAGCCGCAGGCCAGGGTCGAACTGCTCCGCCGCGCGCAGCAGATGCGGTAGCCCTTTCTGCCGCGTGATCCTCCCCACGAAGAGAGCGAACGGTTCATCGGGGTCCACGCCATGCGCGGTCAACGCGTCTGTTGTGTTGGCCGGGCGGTAGAAGTCAGTGTCGATGCCGTTGTGCACCACATACACGCGGTCCGGGTCGACGAATGGGTAGCAGTCCAGCACGTCGGCCTTCATGCCCGCGCTCACGGCGATGATGGCTGCCGCCTCCCGATACGCGGCTCGCTCGACCCAAGAGGAGATGCGGTAGCCCCCACCGAGCTGCTCCTCCTTCCACGGTCGCCGTGGCTCCAGCGAATGCGCGGTGATCACATGCGGTGCACCTTGCAGCAGCCCCGCAAGATGACCGGCCATGTTGGCGTACCAGGTGTGCGAATGCATGATGTCCATCCCGGCGCTGTCACCGGCCATCAGCAGATCAACGCCGAGCGTCTGAAGTGCGAAGTTCGCGTCACCCAACTCCGCCGGGGGGTTCCACGCCACCGCGTCGGGCCGCGGGGGTCCGAAGCACTCCACCGTCACGTCGGCGAGCTGCCGCAGCTGCGCGACGAGGTACTCGACGTGGACTCCCGCACCACCGTAGATGTCCGGTGGCCATTCCCTGGTCATGATCCCGATATGCACGGCAGGAGCCTATGGGGGATGGGACCCAGGTGGCGCGGCGTCGGTCGCGTTATTCGTGGCGGGGTGGATAGGGTGGTCAGGTGAGCCAACCTCATGTCCTGGGAATCGTGCTCGCCGGTGGCGAGGGCAAACGACTGCTCCCTTTGACCGCAGACCGAGCCAAACCCGCTGTGCCCTTCGGAGGCGCCTATCGCCTGATCGACTTCGTACTGTCGAATCTGGTCAATGGCGGCATCCACCGGATCTGTGTGCTGACCCAGTACAAGTCGCACTCGCTCGACCGACACATCACCACGACATGGCGCATGGGGCAGATGACCGGCGACTACGTCACCCCGGTCCCGGCGCAGCAGAGGCTCGGCCCGCGCTGGTACACCGGCAGTGCCGACGCCATCTACCAAAGCCTCAACCTGGTCTATGACGAACGGCCGGACATCGTCGTGGTTTTCGGCGCCGACAACGTCTACCGCATGGATCCCACGCAGATGATCCAACAACACATCGACACCGGGGCGGGGGTCACTGTCGCGGGGATCCCCATGCCGCGGCGTGACGCCAATCAGTTCGGCGTGATCGAGGTCGCGGATGACGGCCTCAGGATCGAGCGATTCCTCGAGAAGCCCGACGATCCCCCGGGAATCCCCGGAAATCCCGACCAGTCCTACATCTCCATGGGCAACTACGTGTTCAGCACCGACACTCTGCTGGAGGCGCTCAAGGCGGACGCCGGAGATGAGGGCTCGGTGCACGACATGGGTGGCAACATCATCCCGATGTTGACTGAGTCCGGGGACGCCTACGTGTACGACTTTCACTCCAACCGCGTCCCGGGGTCCACCGATCGCGACCATGCCTACTGGCGCGATGTGGGAACACTGGACGCGTACCACGACGCCCACATGGACCTCGTCAGCGTGCATCCTGTGTTCAACCTCTACAACCGGCAATGGCCCATCCTGTCCAGCCCCCCATCGCTCCCGCCCGCGAAGTTCGTCGAGGGTGGCAACGCTCATGACTCGATGGTCGGGGCGGGTTCCATCATCGCCGGGGCGCACGTCCGGTCGTCCGTGGTGTCCCACAACGTCGAGATCCGCGAAGGCGCCTACGTCGAGGGCAGCGTCATCCTGCCTGGCACGCGGATCGGTCGTAACGCGGTGCTGCGCAGGGTGATCCTCGACAAGAACGTCGAAGTCCCCGATGGTGCTCAGATCGGTGTCGACCTCGAGGGCGATCGAGCCAAGTACACGGTCAGCCCCGGTGGCATCGTCGTGCTCGGCAAGGGCCAGATCGTCGTCTGAGCGCGTGTCTTCTCGCCTGGTATATGCGGCTCAGGGGGGCATAAACAGTCACCGGGCGCCGTTGGGATGGCCATGAGCGAAGCCCAGATCGACCTTGCGATCAACGGAATGAGTTGCGCCTCGTGTGCGGCCCGAATCCAGCGCAAGGTCGCCGGCATCGACGGAGTGGCCGATGCCTCGGTCAACTTCGCGACCGGAACTGCGCTCGTCACGGTCGATCCCGAGCTCTGCGATCCCGACACGGTGGTCCGCACCATCGACGATCTGGGCTACGGCGCGGTTGTCCACGACGCTGCCACGCCACCTGGGCATGAGTCCGGACACGAGCATGATCACCACGGCGACAGCGCCGATCTCAGAGTCCGACTGTTCGTTGCGATCCCACTGACCGTGGTCGTGGTGATCCTCGGTATGGTGCCGTTCTTCCACAGTCAGATGTGGGCCGCGGTGGTGGCACTTGTCCTGTCCACTCCCGTGGTGTGGTGGAGCGGATGGCCCATCCACGACCGCACGATCCGTGGGCTGCGGCACCGATCAGTCGGAATGGACACACTCGTCACGCTCGGAGCAGGCACCGCCTGGGTGTGGTCGGTGTTCCAGATCGCGGTCGGCGGCATGCAGGTGTACGCCGAGGTCGGTGCGGTCGTCGTCACCTTCGTCTTGCTGGGTCGATGGTTGGAGGCTCGCGCGACGGACACGTCGGTCGATGCGTTGTCGGCGCTGTCCCAACTGCAAGTGGACACCGTCCAACGGCTGGCAGCCGACGACACCGAGCAGGAGATCCCGCTGTCTCAGCTTCAGGTG
The DNA window shown above is from Candidatus Nanopelagicales bacterium and carries:
- a CDS encoding HAD-IA family hydrolase gives rise to the protein MTSIHGWRVRTLLPRVLPESLTVHDEGPGSPRQAASIDVVLFDVGGVLVDLPGLPGITATDARQQADLWQAWIHSPHVQQFETGKCTAIDFAQRMVAQWELPLTPPEYLEAFRSWPQGVFPEVAGILTDLRPELTTGCLSNSNEIHWPLMWEEMRLSELLDKEFVSFRLGVAKPDPEVFARVTRELQVPPHAVFFADDNPVNVAAAQAAGWAAARTVGPGELRAALTAAGLLR
- a CDS encoding Lsr2 family protein, giving the protein MARKVQIVLEDDINGGIADETVTFALDGTTYEIDLSSSNADELRRALSPYTRAGRKVTKSRTRRPAPGAGGGTGKSGEVRAWARANGIPVSARGRVGADVVAQYEAAHR
- the glgA gene encoding glycogen synthase gives rise to the protein MHIGIMTREWPPDIYGGAGVHVEYLVAQLRQLADVTVECFGPPRPDAVAWNPPAELGDANFALQTLGVDLLMAGDSAGMDIMHSHTWYANMAGHLAGLLQGAPHVITAHSLEPRRPWKEEQLGGGYRISSWVERAAYREAAAIIAVSAGMKADVLDCYPFVDPDRVYVVHNGIDTDFYRPANTTDALTAHGVDPDEPFALFVGRITRQKGLPHLLRAAEQFDPGLRLVLCASSPDTPELGEEVTRQVAALRASRGADSVIWIEEQLSRPEVVQFYTRATAFVCPSVYEPQGIVNLEAMACETAVVASDVGGIPEVVTDGTGLLVHYDEDDPGTFEAALATQVNRVAADPALAGSLGSAGRRRAVEEFGWDAIARRTVEVYRSVLDA
- the glgC gene encoding glucose-1-phosphate adenylyltransferase, translating into MSQPHVLGIVLAGGEGKRLLPLTADRAKPAVPFGGAYRLIDFVLSNLVNGGIHRICVLTQYKSHSLDRHITTTWRMGQMTGDYVTPVPAQQRLGPRWYTGSADAIYQSLNLVYDERPDIVVVFGADNVYRMDPTQMIQQHIDTGAGVTVAGIPMPRRDANQFGVIEVADDGLRIERFLEKPDDPPGIPGNPDQSYISMGNYVFSTDTLLEALKADAGDEGSVHDMGGNIIPMLTESGDAYVYDFHSNRVPGSTDRDHAYWRDVGTLDAYHDAHMDLVSVHPVFNLYNRQWPILSSPPSLPPAKFVEGGNAHDSMVGAGSIIAGAHVRSSVVSHNVEIREGAYVEGSVILPGTRIGRNAVLRRVILDKNVEVPDGAQIGVDLEGDRAKYTVSPGGIVVLGKGQIVV